In Pyrus communis chromosome 1, drPyrComm1.1, whole genome shotgun sequence, the following are encoded in one genomic region:
- the LOC137719947 gene encoding transcription factor bHLH18-like, producing the protein MDMISSAKWVSDFEMEDPTFINQYEMSSLDYSLDELNFQSFSSESYSSYPNFTPKADNFSKASIENLHQMSGTHERPAKQPKNNTSSWNSCSTDHIITANASSSSSSHLISFENSNSSPPTTSQQYYGLDCRVIKPKNEVEYSNGKLNPPALISQGIYDPQSCSPKHGQGIKRDATVTRSPLDAQDHVLAERKRRENLSQRFIALSALLPGLKKTDKASVLGDAIKYVKHLQELTKMLEKQAAKKTVEAVVFVKRTQYSADDDISSSDENSESCSNQPLPEIEARVSDKEVLIRIHSEKTKGCLASILSEIEKLDLTIVHSCALPLGNSTLDITVVAQMNVEFSMTVKDLVKNLRQALLKLVGPEI; encoded by the exons ATGGACATGATCTCATCAGCAAAATGGGTATCTGATTTC GAAATGGAAGATCCTACTTTCATCAATCAATACGAAATGAGTTCCCTGGACTACTCACTTGATGAGCTCAATTTCCAATCTTTCTCATCTGAGAGCTACTCATCCTATCCAAATTTCACCCCAAAAGCCGACAACTTCAGCAAAGCATCCATCGAAAATCTTCATCAGATGTCCGGGACTCATGAAAGGCCAGCAAAACAGCCTAAGAACAACACTAGTAGTTGGAACTCTTGCTCCACTGACCACATAATTACTGCCaatgcttcttcttcctcctcttcacaCCTAATTTCTTTTGAAAACTCCAACTCATCACCCCCAACCACTTCTCAGCAGTACTATGGTCTAGATTGCAGAGTTATCAAGCCAAAGAATGAAGTGGAATATTCCAATGGGAAATTGAACCCTCCAGCTTTGATTTCCCAAGGTATCTATGACCCCCAATCTTGCTCACCGAAACATGGACAAGGGATCAAGAGGGACGCTACGGTGACTAGAAGTCCTTTAGATGCTCAAGATCATGTTCTTGCTGAGAGAAAGCGCCGAGAAAATCTCAGCCAGCGGTTCATTGCTCTATCTGCCTTACTTCCAGGCCTGAAGAAG ACGGACAAGGCTTCGGTCCTCGGAGATGCGATCAAGTACGTGAAACATCTTCAAGAACTTACGAAAATGCTGGAGAAACAAGCAGCCAAGAAAACTGTGGAAGCAGTGGTGTTTGTGAAGAGGACTCAGTACTCAGCGGATGATGATATATCCTCATCCGACGAGAACTCTGAGAGCTGCTCTAACCAGCCACTACCGGAAATCGAAGCAAGAGTTTCGGACAAAGAGGTCCTCATACGAATCCACAGCGAGAAAACCAAAGGATGTTTGGCAAGCATACTGAGTGAAATAGAAAAGCTTGATCTCACCATTGTTCACAGCTGTGCCTTGCCCCTTGGCAATTCAACTCTTGATATCACTGTAGTTGCTCAG ATGAATGTAGAATTCAGCATGACAGTGAAAGATCTTGTAAAAAATCTAAGACAGGCTTTGCTCAAGTTGGTGGGACCAGAAATATGA